Proteins from a genomic interval of Zingiber officinale cultivar Zhangliang chromosome 1B, Zo_v1.1, whole genome shotgun sequence:
- the LOC122047056 gene encoding 60S ribosomal protein L36-3-like translates to MFCVPPLGFVGLSAWVLTEMAPPQPKTGLFVGLNKGHIVTRRELPPRPSSRKGKTSKRVHFVRSLIREVAGFAPYEKRITELLKVGKDKRALKVAKRKLGTHKRAKKKREEMANVLRKMRSAGVSDKKK, encoded by the exons ATGTTCTGTGTGCCGCCGCTAGGGTTTGTAGGCCTCTCTGCTTGGGTTCTCACGG AAATGGCTCCTCCTCAGCCAAAGACCGGTCTCTTTGTGGGGCTTAACAAAGGGCACATCGTCACCCGAAGGGAGTTGCCTCCTCGACCTTCAAGCAGAAAAGGG AAAACTAGCAAGCGGGTTCACTTTGTCAGGAGCTTGATCAGAGAGGTTGCTGGTTTTGCGCCATATGAGAAAAGGATCACTGAACTTTTGAAAGTTGGGAAGGACAAACGAGCCCTAAAAGTTGCAAAAAGAAAGCTTGGCACACATAAGAGggcaaaaaagaaaagagaggagaTGGCAAATGTTCTTCGGAAGATGAG GTCCGCTGGAGTTAGCGACAAGAAGAAATGA